A region of the Rhodospirillaceae bacterium genome:
GAAAGGGTCAGCACCATGGCCGGAAATAAGAAACTTCTCATCCTACCCGGCGACGGCATTGGTCGTGAATGCATGGTCGAAGTCCGTCGCGTCATCGACTGGATGGACAAACGCCGCCATGTCTCTTTCGACATTCAAGAAGACGATGTCGGCGGTGCGGCCTATGATCGCTACGGCACCCCCTTGCATGACAACACCATGGCCGATGCCATGGGTGTGGATGCGGTTCTTCTTGGCGCTGTCGGGGGGCCTAAATGGGAAACCTTGCCCTTTGATATGCAGCCAGAACGCGGCCTGCTAAGGCTCCGCAAAGAAATGGACCTTTTCGCGAACTTACGTCCGGCCATCGTGTTTGATGCGTTGGCGGAGGCCTCGACCCTGAAACTCGAAATCGTCCAGGGTCTCGACATCATGATCGTTCGTGAACTCACCAGCGGCATGTACTTCGGTCAACCCCGCGGCGTTGAGGATGATCCTGAAGGCGGCGGACGGGTTGGCATCAACACTCACCGATACACCACAAATGAAATTCGTCGGGTCGTTCGGATCGCCTGTGAACTGGCTGAAAAGCGCAACAACAAAGTGACGTCGTGCGAAAAAGCCAACGTCATGGAAGCAGGTGTGCTGTGGCGCGAAGAAGCCGAACACGTCCACAAAACCGAATTCCCGAATGTGGAATTCGAAAACATGTACGCCGATAACGCGGCCATGCAGTTGGTCCGCAATCCCAAACAGTTCGACGTGATTGTAACTGACAATCTGTTCGGTGATATCCTGTCTGACGAAGCATCGATGTGTACGGGTTCTCTCGGCATGTTGCCATCGGCCAGCTTGGGCGAAGCCGACGAAAGCGGGCGTCGCCGGGCCATGTTTGAGCCAGTCCACGGCTCCGCCCCCGACATCGCCGGTACAGGTGCTGCCAATCCGCTGGCGACCTTGCTGAGTTATGCCATGTGCCTGCGCTATTCCTTCGACATGGGTGAAGACGCTGACATGATTGAGCAGGCGGTTAAGAACGTCCTCGATGGTGGCATGCGCACCGCAGACATCATGCAGCCCGGCAAGGCCAAGGTCTCCACCGAAGTCATGGGCGAAACCCTAATTGGTGAATTGGATAAGTTGGCGGCATAGCTTGAATAATTTGCGTAAATGATGAAAAAGGGTGGACTTGGCAGTCCACCCTTTTTTTGCCGTAATATTCGCTATTCTATGAGGCTTCACAGTAAAAACGCTAAAATGATGAAACTTGAACGCCCCATATTTATCTGCGCCGCCTTGCTTTTAATCGTCTCGGCCAGCGCTTTTTTACCAACCAACAATTTGATCATCGACCTGTTGTCGCATTTCCGCTTCCAATATTTTGGCGCTGCAATCATAGGATTTGTTACCTGCCTCTTGATTATGTGCATGGGGACACGTGCCAAGTGGGCAACCAATATGTTCTTAGGTGCAGCCGTTATAAATGGCTTGGTATTGTGGTCTTACTTGCCGACCGGTGGTGCCCAAGCTTCGACGAGAGGGTCTTTTAAAGTTGCAGTGGCAAACATCCTTACGGCAAACCGCGACCATAACGCCGTTCTTTCCTTCGCCCGAAAAGAGAACCCAGATCTTTTAGTCCTTATCGAGACCAACGACCGCTGGGTTCAGGCCATGAGCCCCCTGAACGAAATTTATCCCTATAAACTGTTTGTATCTCGCGCCCAACATTTCGGAATGATGGTTTTTTCTAAAAATTCTATAAAAGCCGCAGAAACCCGCTACTTCCTAAAGAATCAGAACATTCCAAGTCTGCTTTTTGAGTTATCGATTAAGGGCCAGACTTATCATATTGCTGCAATTCACGCGTTACCGCCCGTTGGTATAGAGAGACTTCGACTCAGAAACGCCCATTTACAGGCCGTTGCAAATTGGGTCTCAAGCCGGCCCGGCCCAACCCTGGTCGCAGGTGATTTAAACACCACACCATTTTCCCACGCATACAAACAATTTTTAGAAACTGCTGGGTTGAATGATCCTCGGAAAAACCGAGGTTTTTTGCCAACATGGGGACCCTTTTCGCCCTCGCAATTACGGATTCCAATTGATCATATCCTACCTACATCTGGGCTGGATATTACATCCCTCACTGTCGGGCCTGATATTGGCAGTGATCATCGGCCTCTTGTCGCCGTCATAAAACCAACGTCACCACCCCAGATTCAGAAATAACTCCCTTGTCCAAAGAGAGTTAGGCTGATAAAAATCCGCCCCGCTGGAAAATCTGTTAAAATCAGAGTCTATGTTGTTATCAGGCGTTCCTGATGTCTGGTGCTTGAAGGAGTTGTTATGGGATACAAAGTTGCGGTAGTCGGTGCCACGGGGAACGTGGGACGTGAACTGCTGAACACACTGAGTGAACGAGAATTTCCTGCCGATGAAGTGGTGGCACTTGCCTCTGCGCGGTCGGTTGGCAAAGAAGTATCCTGTGGCGATGACGACCTAAAGGTCCAAAACCTTGCTGACTATGATTTCACCGGCACCGATATTGTGCTGTCTTCACCGGGGGCCAAGGTATCCGCTGAATTCTGCCCCAAGGCCGCCAAAGCCGGGGCTGTGATCATTGACAACACATCTCAGTTCCGTATGGACCCGGATGTGCCGTTGGTTGTACCCGAAGTTAATCCCGGCGCTATTGCCGGCTACACCAAGCGCGGCATTATTGCCAACCCGAATTGTTCGACCATTCAGATGGTGGTAGCGCTAAAGCCGCTGCACGATCTGGCATCGATTAAGCGCGTGGTGGTTTCGACCTATCAGTCCACGTCCGGTAGTGGTAAAGACGCCATGGATGAACTGTTTAATCAGACCAAGGGCATTTTCGTAAACCAACCGGCGCACGACAATCAAGAAATTTTTCCAAAGCAGATCGCGTTTAATTGCATTCCCCACATCGACATCTTCATGGATGATGGCTCGACCAAGGAAGAATGGAAGATGTCGGCAGAGACCAAGAAAATTCTCGACCCGGCGATAGATTTGACGGCAACCTGTGTGCGTGTTCCAACATTTATTGGCCATGCCGAAGCGATCAACATCGAATTTGCAAAGCCGATTTCTGAAGAGGAAGCCCGCGACGCGTTGAAAAATACGCCTGGCGTCGTTGTTGTGGATCACCGCGCGGATGAAGGCTACGTGACCCCGGTTGAGTGCGCTGGTGAAGACGCGGTCTACGTTAGTCGCATCCGGAAAGACCCGACGATTAAGAACGGGCTTAACATTTGGGTGGTGGCGGACAACCTGCGCAAAGGTGCCGCACTCAACACCATCCAAATTGCTGAAGAGCTGATTGCAAGCTACCTACAGAAGGCGGCTTAAGAAGCTGGATTACGGATGGGCTGCGGCGCAAGGTGCGACGCTGGCCTGTCCCAAACCCATCTTCCCGGTGACCTGGGCTAGCACGTGATAAAGCGCTGTCGGATCGATAGGCTTGGTCAGGTATTCGTCAACGCCTGCATCCATGGCTGAACGAATAGCACTCTCCCCTGTACGAGCAGAAACCATCACAACAGGTATATTCACGCTAGAAGGCTGGGTCATCCGAAGTTCAGACACGAACGTCAAACCGTTCATGGGCTTCATGTCCCAATCAGTAATAATCACGTTCGGGCGAAAATACAGGCGCGCAGTTTCCAAGGCTTCTTCGCCGTCAGACGCATGGCAAATTTGGGTGATGCCAAAGGCTCGGAGAACACGCTCCATCATTCGGCGGGTAAGCTCGTTGTCATCGACGAGAAGGACACGAAGGTCCTCCAACCCGGTGGGCGGAAAATTTGATCGAATATAAGTCACGGTACTGTCTCTCTATTCTAAAGATTTAGCCTCGTTCTGAGGCCGCGGTAAAACCGCAGAGTTATACTCTAGAGCGATTCAGTTAATGGATTGCTAAGAATTCTATTGCGCGAGAAGTTCGGACACCTGATCGGTGGTCAGGCTTTGGCTTTGGTCAGGGGCTGCTTCGCCGCGCCGGTCTGAAATTCCAACATCAATTGTGCGGCGACGGCGATCAGGACCAAAAAAACTGCCTGCCCTGATAAATTTCCGAGGCTTGTTGATGAGCGAATCAATTCGGCTAAACAGCGATTTAACAGAGATCGGTTTGACCACGAATTCATTCACACCAGCATCCCTGGCTTGCAGAATACGGCTCACTTCAGAATGTCCAGAAAGCATAATGATGGGCAAAAACGGATTGGCGCTATCGGGTGCAGTGCGAATCATTTGAACCAACTCAATGCCGTCCAGTGGCTTCATTTCCCAATCTACAATGGCGATATCAGGAGTAAAGCCGCTCTGCAAAATTTTTAGCGCTTC
Encoded here:
- the leuB gene encoding 3-isopropylmalate dehydrogenase encodes the protein MAGNKKLLILPGDGIGRECMVEVRRVIDWMDKRRHVSFDIQEDDVGGAAYDRYGTPLHDNTMADAMGVDAVLLGAVGGPKWETLPFDMQPERGLLRLRKEMDLFANLRPAIVFDALAEASTLKLEIVQGLDIMIVRELTSGMYFGQPRGVEDDPEGGGRVGINTHRYTTNEIRRVVRIACELAEKRNNKVTSCEKANVMEAGVLWREEAEHVHKTEFPNVEFENMYADNAAMQLVRNPKQFDVIVTDNLFGDILSDEASMCTGSLGMLPSASLGEADESGRRRAMFEPVHGSAPDIAGTGAANPLATLLSYAMCLRYSFDMGEDADMIEQAVKNVLDGGMRTADIMQPGKAKVSTEVMGETLIGELDKLAA
- a CDS encoding aspartate-semialdehyde dehydrogenase, producing MGYKVAVVGATGNVGRELLNTLSEREFPADEVVALASARSVGKEVSCGDDDLKVQNLADYDFTGTDIVLSSPGAKVSAEFCPKAAKAGAVIIDNTSQFRMDPDVPLVVPEVNPGAIAGYTKRGIIANPNCSTIQMVVALKPLHDLASIKRVVVSTYQSTSGSGKDAMDELFNQTKGIFVNQPAHDNQEIFPKQIAFNCIPHIDIFMDDGSTKEEWKMSAETKKILDPAIDLTATCVRVPTFIGHAEAINIEFAKPISEEEARDALKNTPGVVVVDHRADEGYVTPVECAGEDAVYVSRIRKDPTIKNGLNIWVVADNLRKGAALNTIQIAEELIASYLQKAA
- a CDS encoding response regulator: MTYIRSNFPPTGLEDLRVLLVDDNELTRRMMERVLRAFGITQICHASDGEEALETARLYFRPNVIITDWDMKPMNGLTFVSELRMTQPSSVNIPVVMVSARTGESAIRSAMDAGVDEYLTKPIDPTALYHVLAQVTGKMGLGQASVAPCAAAHP
- a CDS encoding response regulator, with translation MNFVNTEQQPTEKNQLSKGLTVPSAADKAPGYLENLKFLIVDDNAFMRSIVKNVLNSLDARYFREAADGAEALKILQSGFTPDIAIVDWEMKPLDGIELVQMIRTAPDSANPFLPIIMLSGHSEVSRILQARDAGVNEFVVKPISVKSLFSRIDSLINKPRKFIRAGSFFGPDRRRRTIDVGISDRRGEAAPDQSQSLTTDQVSELLAQ